The following proteins are co-located in the Thermus thermophilus HB8 genome:
- a CDS encoding glycosyltransferase family 4 protein, whose product MRVAMLAPIAWRVPPRRYGPWEQVVYDLTEALLDLGVEVVLYATCDAETRAPLRCTAAKPLWEDREVDWKVEEFLHIARAMEEAGEFDLVHNHYDFMPLYFTPFVKVPVLTTIHGFSSEKIKKVYRRYAALPHVHYVAISEADKDPGLPYLGVVHHGVDPRRFRVGEGGRHLLVLSRIHPDKGIREAVLFARKSRLPLKIAGPVQDEAYFQNEVAPLLGEGVEFLGPVDPETRQTLLDGAIALLHFVNFKEPFGLAPVEAMMSGVPVLARPLGALPETVRHGETGFLVRDWEEALEYLEAVRRLDRWAIRRYAEARFSRERMARDYLELYRKVVGA is encoded by the coding sequence GTGAGGGTGGCCATGCTGGCCCCCATCGCCTGGCGGGTTCCCCCCAGGCGGTACGGCCCCTGGGAACAGGTGGTCTACGACCTCACCGAGGCCCTTCTGGACCTCGGGGTGGAGGTGGTCCTCTACGCCACCTGCGACGCCGAGACCCGGGCGCCTCTGCGGTGCACCGCGGCGAAGCCCCTCTGGGAGGACAGGGAGGTGGACTGGAAGGTGGAGGAGTTCCTCCACATCGCCCGCGCCATGGAGGAGGCGGGGGAGTTTGACCTGGTCCACAACCACTACGACTTCATGCCCCTCTACTTCACCCCCTTTGTGAAGGTCCCGGTCCTCACCACCATCCACGGCTTCTCCAGCGAGAAGATCAAGAAGGTCTACCGCCGCTACGCCGCCCTACCCCACGTCCACTACGTGGCCATCTCCGAGGCGGACAAGGACCCGGGCCTTCCTTACCTGGGGGTCGTCCACCACGGGGTGGACCCGCGGCGCTTCCGGGTGGGGGAGGGGGGGAGGCACCTCCTCGTCCTCTCCCGCATCCACCCGGACAAGGGCATCCGGGAGGCCGTCCTCTTCGCCCGAAAGTCGCGCCTTCCCCTGAAGATCGCCGGGCCCGTCCAGGACGAGGCCTACTTCCAAAACGAGGTGGCCCCCCTGCTCGGGGAAGGGGTGGAGTTCCTGGGCCCCGTGGACCCCGAGACCCGGCAGACCCTCTTGGATGGGGCCATCGCCCTCCTCCACTTTGTAAACTTCAAGGAGCCCTTCGGCCTCGCTCCGGTGGAGGCCATGATGAGCGGCGTCCCCGTCCTGGCAAGGCCCCTAGGGGCCCTCCCCGAGACGGTGCGCCACGGGGAGACGGGGTTTCTGGTGAGGGACTGGGAGGAGGCCTTGGAGTACCTGGAGGCCGTGAGGCGCCTGGACCGCTGGGCCATCCGTCGCTACGCGGAGGCCCGCTTCTCCCGGGAACGCATGGCCCGGGACTACCTGGAGCTTTACCGAAAGGTGGTGGGAGCGTGA
- a CDS encoding glycosyltransferase family 4 protein, whose amino-acid sequence MLTLVGTYPPIRCGIATFNRDLREALLREGVPSQVAVVAHPEEVALPFPQEVVRVVAKEDREGYRALARLLRGPVILQHEYGLYGGKWGDYVLDLLEAQGPKLVVLHTLLQAPPPGLGEADLRYMQGLLRAMAERAQAFVALHPEGEGLLRALGVRIPVAHIPHGVPDLPRPPKEALKRALGLEGAFLLFTYGLLGPGKGLEFALKVLARVLPHNPRVRYLVAGRLHPNLERHEGRRYLERVREMAEALGVGEAFLLREGYLSEEELYRLAGAADLFLLPYPNLEQVSSGTLSYALALGKAVLSTPFRHARAALAAGRGVLLPLEEEAWAQAVLALAESPERLREMEERAYAYARDFTWPRVARAYRRLLEEVADVRPRVA is encoded by the coding sequence ATGCTGACCCTGGTGGGCACCTATCCTCCCATCCGTTGCGGCATCGCCACCTTCAACCGCGACCTGCGGGAGGCCCTCTTGCGGGAAGGGGTGCCTTCCCAGGTGGCGGTGGTGGCCCACCCCGAGGAGGTGGCCTTGCCCTTTCCCCAGGAGGTGGTCCGGGTGGTGGCCAAGGAGGACCGGGAGGGGTACAGGGCCTTGGCGCGCCTCCTCCGGGGGCCGGTGATCCTCCAGCACGAGTACGGGCTTTACGGCGGGAAGTGGGGCGACTACGTCCTGGACCTCCTCGAGGCCCAAGGCCCCAAGCTGGTGGTCCTCCACACCCTCCTCCAGGCCCCGCCTCCCGGGCTCGGCGAGGCGGACCTCCGCTACATGCAGGGCCTTCTCCGGGCCATGGCCGAGAGGGCCCAGGCCTTCGTCGCCCTCCACCCGGAAGGGGAAGGCCTCCTGCGGGCCCTGGGGGTGCGGATCCCCGTGGCCCACATCCCGCACGGGGTCCCCGATCTTCCGCGGCCCCCTAAGGAGGCCTTGAAGCGGGCCTTGGGGCTGGAGGGCGCCTTCCTCCTCTTCACCTACGGCCTCCTTGGGCCCGGCAAGGGGCTGGAGTTCGCCCTGAAGGTGCTCGCCCGCGTCCTGCCCCACAACCCCAGGGTCCGCTACCTGGTGGCGGGGAGGCTCCACCCCAACCTGGAGCGGCACGAGGGGCGGCGGTATCTGGAGCGTGTGCGGGAAATGGCCGAGGCCCTGGGGGTGGGGGAGGCCTTCCTCCTGCGGGAGGGGTACCTCTCCGAGGAGGAGCTCTACCGCCTGGCGGGGGCGGCGGACCTCTTCCTCCTGCCCTACCCCAACCTGGAGCAGGTTTCCTCCGGGACCCTCTCCTACGCCCTGGCCCTGGGCAAGGCCGTCCTCTCCACCCCCTTCCGGCACGCCCGCGCCGCCCTCGCCGCGGGCCGGGGGGTCCTGCTTCCCCTGGAGGAGGAGGCCTGGGCCCAGGCGGTCTTGGCCCTCGCGGAAAGCCCCGAGCGCCTAAGGGAGATGGAGGAGCGGGCCTACGCTTACGCCCGGGACTTCACCTGGCCCAGGGTGGCCCGGGCCTACCGGCGGCTTTTGGAGGAGGTGGCGGATGTTCGGCCTCGGGTGGCTTAG
- the lysJ gene encoding [LysW]-aminoadipate semialdehyde transaminase LysJ, with protein sequence METRTLEDWRALLEAEKTLDSGVYNKHDLLIVRGQGARVWDAEGNEYIDCVGGYGVANLGHGNPEVVEAVKRQAETLMAMPQTLPTPMRGEFYRTLTAILPPELNRVFPVNSGTEANEAALKFARAHTGRKKFVAAMRGFSGRTMGSLSVTWEPKYREPFLPLVEPVEFIPYNDVEALKRAVDEETAAVILEPVQGEGGVRPATPEFLRAAREITQEKGALLILDEIQTGMGRTGKRFAFEHFGIVPDILTLAKALGGGVPLGAAVMREEVARSMPKGGHGTTFGGNPLAMAAGVAAIRYLERTRLWERAAELGPWFMEKLRAIPSPKIREVRGMGLMVGLELKEKAAPYIARLEKEHRVLALQAGPTVIRFLPPLVIEKEDLERVVEAVRAVLA encoded by the coding sequence GTGGAAACGAGAACCCTGGAAGACTGGCGGGCCCTTTTGGAGGCGGAGAAGACCCTGGACAGCGGCGTCTACAACAAGCACGACCTCCTCATCGTCCGGGGCCAGGGCGCGAGGGTCTGGGACGCGGAAGGCAACGAGTACATTGACTGCGTGGGCGGGTACGGGGTGGCCAACCTGGGCCACGGCAACCCCGAGGTGGTGGAGGCGGTGAAGCGGCAGGCGGAGACCCTTATGGCCATGCCCCAGACCCTCCCCACCCCCATGCGGGGGGAGTTCTACCGCACCCTCACCGCCATCCTCCCCCCGGAGCTCAACCGGGTCTTCCCCGTGAACTCGGGCACCGAGGCCAACGAGGCCGCCCTAAAGTTCGCCCGGGCCCACACGGGCAGGAAGAAGTTCGTGGCCGCCATGCGGGGCTTCTCCGGGCGAACCATGGGAAGCCTCTCCGTCACCTGGGAGCCCAAGTACCGGGAGCCTTTCTTGCCCTTGGTGGAGCCCGTGGAGTTCATCCCCTACAACGACGTGGAGGCCCTCAAGCGGGCCGTGGACGAGGAGACGGCCGCGGTGATCCTGGAGCCCGTGCAAGGGGAGGGGGGCGTGCGCCCGGCGACCCCCGAGTTCCTAAGGGCCGCCCGGGAGATCACCCAGGAGAAGGGGGCCCTCCTCATCCTGGACGAGATCCAGACCGGAATGGGCCGCACGGGGAAGCGCTTCGCCTTTGAGCACTTCGGCATCGTCCCCGACATCCTCACCCTGGCCAAGGCCCTCGGGGGCGGGGTGCCCCTGGGGGCCGCGGTGATGCGGGAGGAGGTGGCGCGGAGCATGCCCAAGGGGGGGCACGGCACCACCTTCGGGGGGAATCCCCTGGCCATGGCCGCAGGGGTGGCGGCCATCCGCTACCTGGAGCGGACGCGGCTTTGGGAAAGGGCCGCGGAGCTTGGGCCCTGGTTCATGGAGAAGCTTAGGGCCATCCCCTCCCCCAAGATCCGGGAGGTGCGGGGCATGGGCCTCATGGTGGGCCTGGAGCTCAAGGAAAAGGCCGCCCCCTACATCGCCAGGCTGGAGAAGGAGCACCGCGTCCTCGCCCTCCAGGCTGGGCCCACGGTGATCCGCTTCCTGCCGCCTTTGGTCATTGAAAAGGAAGACCTGGAGCGGGTGGTGGAGGCGGTGCGGGCGGTGCTAGCATAG
- a CDS encoding type II toxin-antitoxin system HicB family antitoxin, which yields MRRRYRVVVERDEEGYFVAHVPELHAHTQAQSFEELLRRLQEAIAVSLEEERAEVVGLEGALEIEAA from the coding sequence ATGAGGCGGCGTTACCGCGTGGTGGTGGAGCGGGACGAGGAGGGCTACTTCGTGGCCCACGTGCCTGAGCTCCACGCCCACACCCAGGCCCAAAGCTTTGAGGAACTCCTCCGGCGCCTGCAGGAAGCCATCGCCGTATCCCTGGAAGAGGAGAGGGCGGAAGTCGTAGGCCTGGAGGGCGCGCTGGAAATTGAAGCGGCGTGA
- a CDS encoding [LysW]-lysine hydrolase, producing MSPRLIPITGQELVRLLQEKGFQVVRVRGSHVRLRHPDGRVTTVPAHPGETLRPGTLLAILKWAGARKPMSKSALDPVEFLKGALEIPSPSGKERAVAEYLAEGMQKLGLKGFVDEADNARGQVGEGPVQVVLLGHIDTVPGQIPVRLEGGRLFGRGAVDAKGPFVAMIFAAAGLSEEARRRLTVHLVGATEEEAPSSKGARFVAPRLKPHYAVIGEPSGWEGITLGYKGRLLVKARREKDHFHSAHHEPNAAEELISYFVAIKAWAEAMNVGQRPFDQVQYTLRDFRVHPAELRQVAEMFFDLRLPPRLPPEEAIRHLTAYAPPTIELEFFGREVPYQGPKDTPLTRAFRQAIRKAGGRPVFKLKTGTSDMNVLAPHWPVPMVAYGPGDSTLDHTPYEHVEVAEFLKGIEVLRGALEALAQTHAGEKEG from the coding sequence GTGAGCCCCCGCCTCATCCCCATCACCGGCCAGGAGCTCGTCCGCCTCCTGCAGGAGAAGGGGTTTCAGGTGGTGCGGGTCCGGGGAAGCCACGTGCGCCTTCGGCACCCCGACGGCCGGGTCACCACGGTGCCCGCGCACCCGGGGGAGACCCTAAGGCCGGGAACCCTCCTCGCCATTCTCAAGTGGGCTGGAGCAAGGAAACCTATGAGCAAAAGCGCCTTGGATCCCGTTGAGTTCCTCAAGGGGGCCCTGGAGATCCCCTCCCCTTCCGGAAAGGAGCGGGCGGTGGCCGAGTACCTGGCGGAGGGGATGCAAAAGCTGGGCCTCAAGGGCTTCGTGGACGAGGCGGACAACGCCCGGGGCCAGGTGGGGGAAGGGCCCGTCCAGGTGGTCCTCCTGGGGCACATTGACACCGTGCCCGGCCAGATCCCCGTGCGCCTGGAAGGGGGCAGGCTCTTCGGCCGGGGAGCGGTGGACGCCAAGGGGCCTTTCGTGGCCATGATCTTCGCCGCGGCGGGGCTTTCCGAGGAGGCCAGGAGGCGCCTCACCGTCCACCTGGTTGGGGCCACGGAGGAGGAGGCCCCAAGCTCCAAGGGAGCAAGGTTCGTGGCCCCCCGCCTCAAGCCCCACTACGCGGTGATCGGGGAGCCCTCGGGCTGGGAGGGGATCACCCTGGGGTACAAGGGGAGGCTTTTGGTGAAGGCCCGGCGGGAGAAGGACCACTTCCACTCGGCCCACCACGAGCCCAACGCCGCCGAGGAGCTCATCAGCTACTTCGTGGCCATCAAGGCCTGGGCCGAGGCCATGAACGTGGGCCAGCGTCCCTTTGACCAGGTGCAGTACACCCTCCGCGACTTCAGGGTCCACCCCGCGGAGCTCAGACAGGTGGCGGAGATGTTCTTTGACCTAAGGCTCCCTCCAAGGCTTCCCCCCGAGGAGGCCATCCGCCACCTCACGGCCTACGCCCCCCCCACGATTGAGCTGGAGTTCTTCGGCCGCGAGGTCCCCTACCAGGGGCCCAAGGACACCCCCCTCACCCGGGCCTTCCGCCAGGCCATCCGCAAGGCGGGGGGAAGGCCCGTCTTCAAGCTGAAGACGGGAACGAGCGACATGAACGTCCTGGCCCCCCACTGGCCGGTGCCCATGGTGGCCTACGGCCCCGGGGACTCCACCCTGGACCACACCCCCTACGAGCACGTGGAGGTGGCGGAGTTTCTCAAAGGGATTGAGGTGCTGAGGGGGGCCCTCGAGGCCCTGGCGCAAACGCACGCGGGGGAGAAGGAGGGGTAG
- a CDS encoding DUF1641 domain-containing protein yields MEPQFLRLVSHGANVLDPLSRIEPAAVGMMAGALQKGLAETFTPEAMQDPPRVGLAGFFKQLSDPEVQKALGVLFLFLKALGKAFGHMNEERKTLEAMMAKMMPKK; encoded by the coding sequence ATGGAGCCCCAGTTTCTCCGCCTCGTCTCCCACGGGGCGAACGTCTTGGACCCCCTCTCCCGCATTGAACCCGCCGCGGTGGGCATGATGGCGGGGGCCCTGCAAAAGGGCCTCGCGGAGACCTTCACCCCGGAGGCGATGCAGGACCCGCCCCGGGTGGGCCTCGCCGGGTTCTTCAAGCAGCTTTCCGACCCCGAGGTCCAGAAGGCCCTGGGGGTGCTCTTCCTTTTCCTGAAGGCCTTGGGCAAGGCCTTCGGCCACATGAACGAGGAGCGGAAGACCCTCGAGGCCATGATGGCCAAGATGATGCCCAAGAAGTAG
- a CDS encoding c-type cytochrome: MRSLLLLALLLSGCGWMWDQPKVKAFRESPLPLAFPEDRVALGENLDQAVRLGLKPEGGFAENPYAFTEADLLRGKALYQSFCAICHGVRGEGDGRAIPLGVPKPRSYHDPAVRDQPEGYFYFAATNGFGRMLPYKSRIPERERWLIAHYIKRCLLSEACPEEVVHAEVH; this comes from the coding sequence GTGCGTAGCCTTCTCTTGCTCGCCCTTCTCCTTTCCGGGTGCGGCTGGATGTGGGACCAGCCCAAGGTCAAGGCCTTCCGGGAAAGCCCCCTCCCCCTCGCCTTCCCCGAGGACCGGGTCGCCCTGGGGGAGAACCTGGACCAGGCGGTGCGGCTTGGGCTCAAGCCCGAGGGGGGCTTTGCGGAAAACCCCTACGCCTTCACCGAGGCGGACCTCCTCCGGGGAAAGGCGCTCTACCAGAGCTTCTGCGCCATCTGCCACGGGGTGAGGGGGGAAGGGGACGGGAGGGCCATCCCCTTGGGCGTGCCCAAGCCCCGCTCCTACCACGACCCCGCCGTGCGGGACCAGCCCGAGGGCTACTTCTACTTCGCCGCCACCAACGGCTTTGGCCGCATGCTTCCTTATAAGAGCCGGATCCCCGAGCGGGAGCGCTGGCTCATCGCCCACTACATCAAGCGGTGCCTCCTCTCGGAGGCCTGCCCTGAGGAGGTGGTGCATGCAGAGGTCCATTGA
- a CDS encoding DUF3341 domain-containing protein yields MLYGYMAYFDAQEKLLEALKALKKAGYRHLEAITPTPLEGLEAVYGHDERIPWMAFFLGVLGAGLGLFLQVYTTLDYPHNAGGKPLLGWPAFIPVTFEITILTITVGIFLYLLYLNGLPLAAHPAVLAPRYREALVDRPALFVYATDPRFDPEATRDLLRALGAEVEEVRRA; encoded by the coding sequence ATGCTGTACGGGTACATGGCCTACTTTGACGCGCAGGAGAAGCTTCTTGAGGCCTTAAAGGCCCTCAAGAAGGCGGGGTACCGCCACCTGGAGGCCATCACCCCGACCCCGTTGGAGGGCCTCGAGGCGGTGTACGGCCACGACGAGCGCATCCCCTGGATGGCCTTCTTCCTGGGGGTCTTGGGGGCGGGCCTCGGCCTCTTCCTCCAGGTCTACACCACCCTGGACTACCCCCACAACGCCGGGGGGAAGCCCCTTTTGGGCTGGCCCGCCTTCATCCCCGTCACCTTTGAGATCACCATCCTCACCATCACCGTGGGGATCTTCCTCTACCTCCTCTACCTGAACGGCCTCCCCCTGGCCGCCCACCCCGCCGTCCTCGCCCCCCGCTACCGGGAGGCCCTCGTGGACCGGCCCGCCCTCTTCGTCTACGCCACCGATCCCCGGTTTGACCCGGAGGCCACCCGGGACCTCCTCCGGGCCTTAGGGGCGGAGGTGGAGGAGGTGCGGCGTGCGTAG
- the nrfD gene encoding NrfD/PsrC family molybdoenzyme membrane anchor subunit yields the protein MPERHPDHDLIQGEWTERSLVEKLLEPVEKPPPRPWKVVAAVGFVLTLAWLYAIFVTFTKGLGTWGINQPVVWGFDIVHFVWWIGIGHAGTLISAILVLMRQNWRDSLNRITEAMTLFAVLCAATYPLIHMGRPQNFYWILPYPTHMALWPQYKSPLSWDVLAIFTYLTISTLFLYLGLIPDLALLRERSQGWRKKLYGWLSLGWTGSALHWRRYRAAYVLLAGLATPVVISVHSVVSMDFAYGVVPGWHLTLFPPFFAAGAIYSGFAMALTLLIPLRRWYRLEGVITERHLDWMGKVTLASGLGVAYTYLLEIFIAWYSAEPAEWAQQLWRMTGPYAPYYWAMMLINVVLLQTLWFPRFRRNVAWLFVFSILANVGMWLERFVIVVISLSHDFLPGNFHLYSPTWVDWTLFLGTLGFFLFGLAVLIRLFPPIAVAEMLHLYHKLRKH from the coding sequence ATGCCTGAACGGCACCCGGACCACGACCTCATCCAGGGGGAGTGGACGGAAAGGTCCCTGGTGGAGAAGCTCTTGGAGCCCGTGGAGAAGCCCCCGCCCAGGCCCTGGAAGGTGGTGGCGGCGGTGGGCTTCGTCCTGACTCTGGCCTGGCTCTACGCCATCTTCGTCACCTTCACCAAGGGCCTCGGCACCTGGGGGATCAACCAGCCCGTCGTCTGGGGGTTTGACATCGTCCACTTCGTCTGGTGGATCGGCATCGGCCACGCCGGGACCCTGATCAGCGCCATCCTCGTCCTCATGCGCCAGAACTGGCGGGACTCCTTAAACCGGATCACCGAGGCCATGACCCTCTTCGCCGTCCTCTGCGCCGCCACCTACCCCCTGATCCACATGGGGCGGCCGCAGAACTTCTACTGGATCCTGCCCTACCCCACCCACATGGCCCTCTGGCCCCAGTACAAAAGCCCCCTCTCCTGGGACGTCCTGGCCATCTTCACCTACCTCACCATCTCCACCCTCTTCCTCTACCTGGGCCTCATCCCCGACCTCGCCCTTCTTCGGGAGAGGAGCCAGGGCTGGCGGAAGAAGCTTTACGGGTGGCTTTCCTTAGGCTGGACGGGGAGCGCCCTCCACTGGCGGCGCTACCGGGCGGCCTACGTCCTCTTGGCGGGCCTCGCCACCCCCGTGGTCATCTCCGTCCACTCCGTGGTGAGCATGGACTTCGCCTACGGGGTGGTGCCGGGCTGGCACCTCACCCTCTTCCCGCCCTTCTTCGCCGCCGGGGCCATCTACTCCGGCTTCGCCATGGCCCTTACCCTCCTCATCCCCTTGAGGAGGTGGTACCGCCTCGAGGGGGTCATCACCGAGCGCCACCTGGACTGGATGGGCAAGGTGACCCTGGCCAGCGGCCTCGGGGTGGCCTACACCTACCTCTTGGAGATCTTCATCGCCTGGTACTCGGCGGAGCCCGCCGAGTGGGCCCAGCAGCTTTGGCGCATGACCGGGCCCTACGCCCCCTACTACTGGGCCATGATGCTCATCAACGTGGTCCTCCTCCAGACCCTCTGGTTCCCCAGGTTCCGCAGGAACGTGGCCTGGCTTTTCGTCTTCTCCATTTTGGCCAACGTGGGCATGTGGCTGGAGCGCTTCGTCATCGTGGTCATCAGCCTCTCCCACGACTTCCTCCCCGGAAACTTCCACCTCTACTCCCCCACCTGGGTGGACTGGACCCTCTTCCTGGGCACCCTGGGCTTCTTCCTCTTCGGCCTTGCGGTCCTCATCCGCCTCTTCCCCCCCATCGCCGTGGCGGAGATGCTGCACCTCTACCACAAGCTTAGGAAGCACTAG
- a CDS encoding 4Fe-4S dicluster domain-containing protein — MRRGPQEALERGLFREEFPFGPVTRRGFLALGLVSLAACTPVVRRKGVPYVRQPEGVVEGGRREFFTALPHAGFAEPVRVRTYQGRPLFLVPQGEAMGPYPLAGLYSLYDPARRGKAPDWEGFYAAWREALAQGETLFVLPRTTSPRLEALLQRAQARYPNLRVARFEAWSLENVYRGAELAFGQRAWPVYSPEKAETVLLLDVDLHEHPAGYGWWAALSQRRLPPMNRIYAVESGAGLLGAMADHRLALKPSALEAFLLDLAKALGVLPGSPASDYGGFLPALVEDLERGGLLLPGVHLTPAAQALAMAVNARLKAPVAYVPPLEAEPATPRAFLEAEAASRLVWAAEGPLPGLEGKAFAAVLSLYPKEAPHSLPLAHPLEAASPARDAWGRLWPAQALLKPLYGGKSLEEVLAGLLGEGLPGLTDEERRALAEGRPLEEAKPLALEPLPGLEGRLSPLRREAPLELTLRPDARLFDGRYRENPYLQELPRPLSLLVWDGALLAGEREAEAWGLLEGIRARERRADPRRPLLRVRASGREALLPLWPLPLLPEGSLVAPLSHFFHPEGTVFPAEVLPTGRDYPLVSTQYHGYLGEVEAVKVLTEEEARKAQPKEEKRVSFYPPWPQGEHAWAMTVDLARCVGCGLCVLACQVENNIPVVGKEEVGKGREMHWIRLDRYFAEEGVFHQPVMCQHCEKAPCEAVCPVAATEHSPEGLNLMVYNRCVGTKYCSANCPYKARRFNFFPYAEAFIGQGDPRRAKESPLALLMNPEVTVRSRGVMEKCTYCVQRIELARAEAAREGRRIRTGEVVTACQEVCPGRAIHFGDLLDPEDPIHAHREEGRHYVLLEEVNTWPRTTYLAHLKNPNPRLRKEGGHA, encoded by the coding sequence ATGCGCAGAGGACCCCAGGAGGCGTTGGAGCGAGGGCTTTTCCGGGAGGAGTTTCCCTTCGGTCCCGTGACCCGGAGGGGGTTTCTGGCCCTGGGCCTTGTCTCCTTGGCGGCCTGCACCCCGGTGGTGCGGCGCAAGGGGGTGCCCTACGTGCGCCAGCCCGAGGGGGTGGTGGAGGGCGGGCGGAGGGAGTTCTTCACCGCCCTGCCCCACGCGGGCTTCGCCGAGCCCGTGCGGGTGCGCACCTACCAGGGAAGGCCCCTCTTCCTCGTCCCCCAAGGGGAGGCCATGGGGCCCTACCCCCTTGCGGGGCTTTACAGCCTCTACGACCCGGCCCGCAGGGGCAAAGCCCCGGACTGGGAGGGGTTTTACGCCGCCTGGCGGGAGGCTTTGGCGCAAGGCGAGACCCTTTTCGTCCTCCCCCGCACCACCTCGCCTAGGCTCGAGGCCCTCCTCCAGAGGGCCCAGGCCCGCTACCCCAACCTCCGGGTGGCCCGGTTTGAGGCCTGGAGCCTGGAGAACGTCTACCGGGGGGCGGAACTCGCCTTCGGGCAGAGGGCCTGGCCCGTCTACAGCCCTGAGAAGGCCGAGACCGTGCTCCTCCTGGACGTGGACCTCCACGAGCACCCGGCGGGCTACGGCTGGTGGGCCGCCCTAAGCCAGAGGCGCCTTCCCCCCATGAACCGCATCTACGCCGTGGAGAGCGGGGCGGGGCTGCTTGGCGCCATGGCCGACCACCGCCTGGCCCTGAAGCCCAGCGCCCTCGAGGCCTTCCTCCTGGACCTGGCGAAGGCCCTCGGGGTCCTCCCGGGAAGCCCCGCCTCGGACTACGGGGGCTTCCTCCCCGCCCTGGTGGAGGACCTTGAGCGGGGAGGGCTCCTCCTCCCCGGGGTCCACCTCACCCCCGCCGCCCAGGCCCTGGCCATGGCGGTGAACGCGAGGCTTAAGGCCCCCGTGGCCTACGTGCCGCCGCTGGAGGCCGAGCCCGCCACCCCCCGGGCCTTCCTCGAGGCGGAAGCGGCTTCCCGCCTCGTCTGGGCGGCGGAAGGCCCCCTGCCGGGCCTAGAGGGCAAGGCCTTCGCCGCGGTCCTCTCCCTCTACCCGAAGGAGGCGCCCCATAGCCTCCCCTTGGCCCACCCCCTGGAGGCGGCAAGCCCCGCCCGGGACGCCTGGGGCCGCCTCTGGCCCGCCCAAGCCCTCCTCAAGCCCCTCTACGGCGGGAAAAGCCTGGAGGAGGTGCTGGCGGGGCTTTTGGGGGAGGGGCTTCCCGGCCTCACCGACGAGGAGAGGCGGGCTCTGGCCGAGGGCCGGCCCCTGGAGGAGGCAAAGCCTTTGGCCCTGGAGCCCCTCCCCGGCCTGGAGGGCCGCCTTTCCCCCTTGCGGCGGGAGGCCCCCCTGGAGCTCACCCTCCGCCCGGACGCGCGCCTTTTTGACGGCCGCTACCGGGAAAACCCCTACCTCCAAGAGCTTCCCCGGCCCCTCTCCCTCTTGGTCTGGGACGGGGCCCTCCTCGCCGGGGAGAGGGAGGCGGAGGCCTGGGGGCTTCTTGAGGGGATCCGCGCCCGGGAGCGGCGCGCCGACCCCAGAAGGCCCCTCCTTCGGGTGCGGGCTTCCGGAAGGGAGGCCCTCCTCCCCCTCTGGCCCCTCCCCCTCCTCCCCGAGGGAAGCCTTGTGGCCCCCCTCTCCCACTTCTTCCACCCCGAAGGGACGGTCTTCCCCGCGGAGGTCCTGCCCACGGGCCGCGACTACCCTCTCGTCTCCACCCAGTACCACGGTTACTTGGGCGAGGTGGAGGCGGTGAAGGTCCTCACCGAGGAGGAGGCGCGCAAGGCCCAGCCCAAGGAGGAGAAGCGCGTCTCCTTCTACCCCCCCTGGCCCCAGGGGGAGCACGCCTGGGCCATGACCGTGGACCTCGCCCGCTGCGTGGGGTGCGGGCTTTGCGTCCTCGCCTGCCAGGTGGAGAACAACATCCCCGTGGTGGGGAAGGAGGAGGTAGGGAAGGGCCGGGAGATGCACTGGATCCGCCTGGACCGCTACTTCGCCGAGGAGGGCGTCTTCCACCAGCCCGTGATGTGCCAGCACTGCGAGAAGGCCCCCTGCGAGGCGGTCTGCCCCGTGGCCGCCACGGAGCACTCCCCCGAGGGGCTCAACCTCATGGTCTACAACCGCTGCGTGGGCACGAAGTACTGCTCCGCCAACTGCCCCTACAAGGCCCGGCGCTTCAACTTCTTCCCCTACGCCGAGGCCTTCATAGGCCAAGGGGACCCGAGGCGGGCCAAGGAAAGCCCCCTTGCCCTCCTCATGAACCCCGAGGTGACGGTGAGAAGCCGGGGCGTCATGGAGAAGTGCACCTACTGCGTCCAGCGCATAGAGCTCGCCCGGGCGGAGGCCGCGAGGGAGGGGCGGAGGATCCGCACCGGGGAGGTGGTCACCGCCTGCCAGGAGGTCTGCCCCGGGCGGGCCATCCACTTCGGGGACCTCCTGGACCCCGAGGACCCCATCCACGCCCACCGGGAGGAGGGCCGCCACTACGTCCTCTTGGAGGAGGTGAACACCTGGCCCCGGACCACCTACCTCGCCCACCTGAAGAACCCCAACCCCAGGCTTAGGAAGGAGGGAGGCCATGCCTGA